A window from Mus caroli chromosome 2, CAROLI_EIJ_v1.1, whole genome shotgun sequence encodes these proteins:
- the LOC110305677 gene encoding olfactory receptor 1Q1-like, with translation MDNSSWTSVSHFVLLGISTNPVEQIPLFLLFLLMYIINISGNFFIITLIISTSHLHTPMYIFLSNLALADICFTSTTVPKMLQNIFSSTKVISYVGCLAQTYFFICFAAMENFLLAVMAYDRYIAICHPLRYSSILTGMLCAQMVALCHVLSHLHALLHTFLMGRLIFCADNRIPHFFCDLYPLMKISCSSTQLNTLMIHTEGVIVINGALAFIIASYAFIISAVLRIPSANGKWRSFSTCGSHLTVVAIFYGTLTWVYFRPLSSYSVVTGRIVTVMYTVVTPMLNPFIYSLRNGDIREAFRKWVRRL, from the coding sequence ATGGACAACAGCAGCTGGACCAGTGTGTCTCACTTTGTTCTCTTGGGTATCTCTACTAACCCAGTTGAACagattcctctcttccttctctttctactcATGTATATCATAAACATTTCTGGCAATTTTTTTATCATCACACTTATCATCTCTACTTCTCATCTCCATACTCCAATGTACATCTTTCTCAGTAACCTGGCCTTGGCAGACATCTGCTTCACCTCTACCACAGTTCCCAAGATGttacaaaacattttttcctcTACAAAGGTCATTTCCTATGTGGGCTGCTTAGCCCAAAcatatttcttcatttgctttgcAGCCATGGAAAATTTCCTCCTGGCTGTGATGGCCTATGACAGGTACATTGCCATCTGTCACCCTCTCCGTTACTCCTCAATACTGACTGGAATGCTGTGTGCACAGATGGTGGCTCTATGTCATGTCCTCTCCCACCTTCATGCCCTGCTGCACACCTTCCTCATGGGCAGACTGATATTTTGTGCAGATAACAGGATACCCCACTTCTTCTGTGACCTCTATCCTCTGATGAAGATCTCCTGTAGCAGCACCCAACTCAACACTTTGATGATTCATACAGAAGGAGTGATAGTCATCAATGGAGCTTTGGCTTTCATCATTGCCTCCTATGCCTTCATCATCTCAGCAGTCCTCCGGATCCCCTCTGCCAATGGAAAATGGAGATCATTTTCTACCTGTGGTTCCCACCTCACTGTGGTAGCCATATTCTATGGCACTCTCACATGGGTCTATTTCAGGCCCCTTTCTAGTTATTCAGTGGTCACAGGTCGCATTGTGACAGTCATGTACACAGTGGTGACTCCTATGTTGAATCCCTttatctacagcctgaggaatgGAGATATAAGAGAAGCCTTCAGGAAGTGGGTGAGAAGACTATAA
- the LOC110290415 gene encoding olfactory receptor 1361-like has product MTTKNKTEVTEFVLLGLSSRPEMQPVIFGVVLIMYLTAVLGNTLLVLVACSDPRLQTPMYFLLSQLSLIDICLTTITVPQMLVHTLSVVRSISYNCCMTQLFFFMAVGSMEGHLLAAMAYDRYVAICDPLRYSAIVSHSLCLRITLTSWMVVSLNSLLYSVLVTRLTFCGNQVTHFFCDITPLLKLSCTRPVVNEMLIFTEGVAVVVSPFFFILGSYIRIGFAIAHMHSTAALRKALSICGSHIMVVLLLYGSVIRMYLKPSSTYDLNQDRQIAIFYTLVTPMLNPLIYSLRNQEVKGALIRLLRKLCISGSFQVGSDKERMTNIMRPNV; this is encoded by the coding sequence ATGACCactaaaaacaagacagaagtgACTGAATTTGTGTTGTTGGGATTGTCCAGTAGGCCAGAGATGCAGCCAGTTATTTTTGGAGTTGTCCTTATCATGTACCTGACAGCAGTTTTGGGCAATACTCTACTAGTGCTTGTTGCTTGCTCAGACCCCAGGCTTCAGACCCCCATGTACTTCCTTCTCAGCCAGCTTTCCTTGATTGACATATGTCTAACAACTATCACTGTTCCTCAGATGCTGGTACACACACTTTCTGTGGTTCGAAGCATTTCTTATAACTGTTGCATgacacaattatttttctttatggcagTGGGTAGCATGGAAGGCCACTTACTGGCTGCCATGGCATATGACCGCTATGTTGCCATCTGTGACCCTTTAAGATACTCTGCCATTGTCAGCCATAGCCTCTGTCTGCGAATAACATTGACCTCATGGATGGTGGTCAGCCTTAACAGTCTTCTGTACAGTGTGTTGGTCACACGTTTAACCTTCTGTGGCAACCAGGTCACCCACTTCTTTTGTGACATCACTCCTCTGCTGAAGCTCTCTTGTACTAGACCAGTGGTCAATGAAATGTTAATTTTCACTGAGGGTGTAGCTGTGGTTGTCAGcccctttttcttcattttgggCTCCTACATTCGCATAGGTTTTGCTATTGCCCACATGCATTCAACTGCTGCCCTGAGAAAAGCTCTGTCTATCTGTGGCTCCCACATTATGGTTGTGTTGCTCCTGTATGGTTCTGTGATTCGCATGTACCTCAAGCCTTCTTCTACCTATGACTTAAACCAGGATCGACAGATTGCCATCTTCTACACATTGGTCACCCCTATGCTAAATCCATTGATCTATAGCCTCAGGAACCAGGAAGTTAAAGGAGCTCTCATACGGCTTCTCAGGAAACTCTGCATCTCAGGAAGCTTCCAGGTTGGTtcagacaaagaaagaatgacAAATATTATGAGACCCAATGTTTAA